In Gemmatimonadetes bacterium T265, one DNA window encodes the following:
- a CDS encoding general secretion pathway protein GspE, translated as MTARDSGGEVADVGLVGDDDLGPLERLSPTLGAEWLEQQMLLPLGVADGRLRVATWGNAVDPLALDDLRLLLGRPVVLERRAEHAVRTAIRRVYGDDAQTARDLITGLAGESRERDADDVPLDDLLHLANEAPVVRLVNLLLLEALEARASDVHLEGYPDGLRVRYRVDGVLQDAPSPPAHLMAAVISRLKVMAELDIAERRLPQDGRIRLALQRRQVDVRVSTLPTLRGESVVLRLLDKARGRIALDGIGMAPATVARFREVIGRPHGIVLATGPTGSGKTTTLYAAIDAIRTGREKVLTVEDPVEYQLPGVPQVPVNEKAGVTFATALRALLRQDPDVMLVGEIRDAETAEIATQAALTGHLVLSTLHTNDAATALTRLLDLGVAAYLVASTVDAVLAQRLVRVSCPACRRPVPVAAAAARPGAELAELGTDVEWRGVGCGECRHTGYRGRTGVYELLVMDDDLRGEVQRRRGSGELRGLAVARGMSTLRQDGFRLVREGVTTVEEVLRVARE; from the coding sequence GTGACCGCCCGCGACTCTGGCGGCGAGGTGGCGGACGTCGGCCTCGTCGGCGACGACGACCTCGGGCCGCTCGAACGCCTCTCGCCGACCCTCGGCGCGGAGTGGCTCGAGCAGCAGATGCTGCTGCCGCTCGGCGTCGCCGACGGCCGGCTGCGCGTGGCGACCTGGGGCAACGCCGTCGACCCGCTCGCGCTCGACGACCTGCGGCTGCTCCTCGGTCGCCCGGTCGTGCTCGAGCGGCGCGCGGAGCACGCGGTGCGCACCGCGATCCGCCGCGTCTACGGCGACGACGCCCAGACCGCGCGCGACCTCATTACCGGACTCGCGGGGGAGTCGCGCGAGCGCGACGCCGACGACGTGCCGCTCGACGACCTGCTGCACCTCGCGAACGAGGCGCCGGTCGTTAGGCTCGTCAATCTGCTGCTGCTCGAAGCGCTCGAGGCGCGCGCCTCCGACGTGCACCTCGAGGGGTACCCCGACGGGCTGCGCGTGCGCTATCGTGTCGACGGCGTGCTGCAGGACGCGCCGTCGCCGCCGGCGCACCTGATGGCGGCCGTCATCAGCCGCCTCAAGGTGATGGCGGAGCTCGACATCGCGGAGCGCCGCCTGCCGCAGGACGGGCGCATCCGCCTCGCGCTCCAACGGCGCCAGGTGGACGTGCGCGTCTCGACCCTGCCGACGCTGCGCGGCGAGAGCGTCGTCCTCCGTCTGCTCGACAAGGCGCGCGGCCGCATCGCGCTCGACGGGATCGGGATGGCGCCGGCCACGGTCGCGCGGTTCCGCGAGGTGATCGGCCGGCCGCACGGCATCGTCCTCGCCACGGGGCCGACGGGCTCCGGGAAGACGACGACGCTCTACGCCGCGATCGACGCAATCCGGACGGGTCGCGAAAAAGTGCTCACGGTCGAGGACCCCGTCGAGTACCAGCTGCCGGGCGTGCCGCAGGTGCCGGTGAACGAGAAGGCGGGCGTGACGTTCGCGACCGCGCTGCGCGCGCTACTCCGCCAGGACCCCGACGTCATGCTCGTCGGCGAGATCCGCGACGCCGAAACGGCGGAGATCGCGACCCAGGCCGCCCTCACCGGCCACCTCGTGCTCTCGACGCTGCACACGAACGACGCGGCGACGGCGCTCACGCGGCTCCTCGACCTCGGCGTCGCGGCGTACCTCGTGGCGAGCACGGTGGACGCGGTGCTCGCCCAGCGGCTCGTGCGCGTGAGCTGCCCGGCGTGCCGCCGCCCCGTGCCGGTCGCCGCCGCGGCGGCGCGTCCGGGCGCGGAGCTCGCGGAGTTAGGCACCGACGTCGAGTGGCGCGGCGTCGGGTGCGGCGAGTGCCGCCACACCGGCTACCGCGGGCGCACCGGCGTGTACGAGCTGCTCGTCATGGACGACGACCTGCGCGGCGAAGTGCAGCGGCGCCGCGGCTCGGGCGAACTGCGCGGGCTGGCGGTGGCGCGCGGGATGAGTACACTGCGGCAGGACGGCTTCCGCCTCGTGCGCGAGGGCGTCACGACCGTCGAGGAGGTGCTGCGCGTGGCCCGGGAATGA
- a CDS encoding secretion system protein: MGVAADVTGCGAGHEPGPGRNAGEPVTLDGPDDADLGGVLMPTYAYQAVDSGGKRERGRAFAASTLALERTLGARGLLVLEIAEPAEDGGRRGFRPGRRREILEVTRALAALLPVGMPLTQALGAALHVGTGDVRAALAAVRGRVERGEMLADALAAHGALFPPLYVGLVRAGERSGDLAGAFARLAEQLEREERLRGRLASAAVYPILLSVAGSVAVAVLLVFVLPRFAELLEGSGASLPPTTAFMLSLSVALRRWWPALLLVPAGLVMFGTWTRATADGRRALARLLLAVPVLRSVRQNVLAARFARLTGVLLGGGAPLVAALDDVRESLADPVAADDVARVRTAVREGRSLRDAVAASPVYPPLLAQLVGVGEEAGQLRTFLLKAAEIFEERSERAAQRLATLAEPALIMLFGAVVAFVALSLLQAIYGVNESSFR, encoded by the coding sequence GTGGGAGTCGCCGCGGACGTCACCGGCTGCGGGGCAGGCCACGAGCCAGGCCCCGGGCGGAACGCCGGCGAGCCCGTAACCCTTGACGGTCCCGACGACGCGGACCTCGGCGGCGTGTTGATGCCGACCTACGCCTACCAGGCGGTCGATTCCGGTGGCAAGCGCGAGCGCGGCCGGGCGTTCGCGGCGAGCACGCTCGCGCTCGAGCGCACGCTCGGCGCGCGCGGGCTGCTCGTGCTGGAGATCGCCGAGCCGGCCGAGGATGGGGGGCGGCGCGGGTTCCGCCCCGGGCGGCGGCGCGAGATCCTCGAGGTCACGCGCGCGCTCGCCGCGCTGCTGCCGGTGGGCATGCCGCTGACGCAGGCGTTAGGCGCGGCGCTGCACGTGGGCACGGGCGACGTGCGCGCGGCGCTCGCCGCGGTGCGCGGCCGCGTCGAGCGCGGCGAGATGCTGGCCGACGCGCTGGCCGCGCACGGCGCGCTCTTCCCGCCGCTCTACGTGGGGCTGGTGCGCGCGGGGGAGCGGAGCGGCGACCTCGCCGGCGCCTTCGCCCGGCTCGCCGAGCAGCTCGAGCGCGAGGAGCGGCTGCGCGGCCGCCTCGCCTCGGCGGCCGTCTACCCGATCCTGCTCTCCGTCGCGGGCTCGGTGGCGGTGGCGGTGCTGCTCGTCTTCGTCCTGCCGCGCTTCGCCGAGCTGCTGGAAGGGAGCGGCGCGTCGCTCCCGCCGACGACGGCGTTCATGCTCTCGCTGTCCGTGGCGCTGCGCCGCTGGTGGCCGGCGCTGCTGCTCGTGCCGGCGGGGCTCGTCATGTTCGGCACCTGGACGCGCGCGACGGCGGACGGCCGTCGCGCGCTCGCCCGGCTGCTGCTCGCCGTCCCCGTCCTGCGCTCGGTGCGGCAGAACGTGCTTGCCGCCCGCTTCGCGCGGCTCACCGGCGTGCTGCTCGGCGGCGGCGCGCCGCTCGTCGCCGCGCTCGACGACGTGCGCGAGTCGCTCGCCGACCCGGTGGCGGCCGACGACGTGGCGCGGGTACGGACCGCCGTGCGCGAGGGGCGGAGCCTGCGGGACGCGGTGGCGGCGAGCCCCGTCTATCCGCCGCTCCTCGCGCAGCTCGTCGGCGTGGGAGAGGAGGCGGGTCAGCTGCGCACCTTCCTCCTCAAGGCGGCGGAGATATTCGAGGAGCGCTCCGAGCGCGCCGCGCAGCGGCTCGCGACGCTGGCCGAGCCGGCGCTCATCATGCTCTTCGGCGCGGTCGTCGCCTTCGTCGCGCTGTCGCTGCTCCAGGCGATCTACGGCGTGAACGAGAGCTCGTTCCGATGA
- the xcpT gene encoding type II secretion system protein G translates to MPPTARPRRAGFTLIEILVVIVVIAILATLVAPNIFKHVGAAKDATARSQMEMLGAALDAYRLDGGTYPTTQQGLDALWQAPSGEPAPSWKGPYLRKAVPVDPWGRPYVYLAPGQANPNGYDLLTYGRDGQPGGAGEDADLKAWESPRTSPAAGQATSQAPGGTPASP, encoded by the coding sequence ATGCCCCCCACCGCCCGGCCTCGGCGCGCCGGCTTCACGCTCATCGAGATCCTCGTGGTGATCGTCGTCATCGCGATCCTCGCCACGCTCGTCGCGCCGAACATTTTCAAGCACGTCGGCGCGGCCAAGGACGCCACGGCGCGCTCGCAGATGGAGATGCTCGGTGCCGCGCTCGACGCGTACCGCCTGGACGGCGGGACCTACCCGACCACCCAGCAGGGCCTCGACGCACTGTGGCAAGCGCCGTCGGGCGAACCGGCGCCGAGCTGGAAGGGGCCGTACCTGCGCAAGGCGGTGCCGGTCGACCCGTGGGGGCGGCCGTACGTCTACCTCGCGCCGGGCCAGGCGAACCCGAACGGCTACGACCTCCTCACCTACGGCCGGGACGGGCAGCCGGGTGGCGCGGGCGAGGACGCGGACCTGAAGGCGTGGGAGTCGCCGCGGACGTCACCGGCTGCGGGGCAGGCCACGAGCCAGGCCCCGGGCGGAACGCCGGCGAGCCCGTAA